A DNA window from Branchiostoma lanceolatum isolate klBraLanc5 chromosome 17, klBraLanc5.hap2, whole genome shotgun sequence contains the following coding sequences:
- the LOC136423535 gene encoding N-lysine methyltransferase SMYD2-A-like yields MVREHAEIFLSPDKGRGLRCKKNGPPIKAGTLIIEEDPYCFTLLEGQEQERCHYCLEEQSPEAPLKTCPKCSTAKYCDEDCQKAAYKEHLSECDGYRRLMQLPFHLRLLGRILYRQSTREYEQGALGPMCDLCPHTEALKNSAELRIQLQKLLLFINKDILPDRLQLESLYGKSSCNCFAIHDLDLKDIGVGLYPQAAMINHSCKSNCVSTFRGTKLQIRALVDIQPGEEICYSYTEKGNVTRERQDVLSKYFFDCQCPYCLDDDREAVMKSVKCPSCQAQVKPNKNDRYEKCSSCGFSDFTAEFYEDLKDYVQYADDVMHKPRVWATGVECDLIFRENCLVELDKILHPDNIHVVRILVGAFAAAVKLQEWTKAIEYGKRLDRAYELYLPPNEPDTGLLYYKMGKAYYHLGDSENALINLRKAKKLLCVAYGRDSQLVDYVEDWLEFCEE; encoded by the exons ATGGTTCGCGAACACGCAGAGATTTTCTTGTCGCCGGACAAAGGACGGGGTCTGAGATGTAAGAAGAACGGGCCACCGATAAAGGCGGGGACCCTGATCATCGAGGAAGACCCGTACTGTTTCACTCTACTCGAGGGGCAAGAGCAGGAACGCTGTCACTATTGTCTAGAAGAGCAAAG TCCAGAGGCACCACTAAAGACCTGTCCAAAGTGTAGCACCGCGAAATATTGTGACGAAGACTGCCAG AAAGCTGCCTACAAAGAACATCTCTCAGAATGTGACGGCTACCGGCGTCTCATGCAACTCCCCTTCCACTTGAGACTTCTGGGACGAATCTTGTACAGACAA AGCACCAGGGAATATGAACAAGGTGCCCTGGGCCCCATGTGCGACTTGTGTCCAC ATACTGAAGCACTAAAGAACAGCGCTGAGCTGAGGATCCAGCTGCAGAAGTTGCTTCTTTTCATCAATAAGGACATTCTCCCAGACCGGCTCCAACTGGAGAGTCTATATGGCAAG TCCTCCTGCAACTGTTTCGCCATCCACGACCTTGACTTAAAAGACATCGGAGTTGGACTATACCCTCA AGCCGCCATGATTAACCACAGCTGTAAGTCGAACTGTGTATCGACGTTCCGGGGAACCAAGCTTCAGATCAGGGCTCTTGTGGATATTCAACCCGGAGAGGAG ATCTGCTACTCCTACACTGAGAAAGGTAACGTCACTCGAGAAAGACAAGATGTGCTCAGCAAGTATTTCTTCGACTGTCAGTGTCCTTACTGCTTAGATGACGACAGG GAAGCCGTCATGAAGTCAGTGAAGTGTCCGAGTTGCCAGGCTCAGGTGAAACCCAACAAAA ATGACCGTTACGAGAAGTGCAGCTCCTGTGGGTTTTCCGATTTTACCGCGGAGTTCTACGAAGATCTGAAGGATTACGTGCAGTACGCAGATGACGTCATGCACAAGCCTAGAGTATGGGCCACTG GTGTGGAATGTGACCTGATTTTCCGTGAGAACTGCCTGGTTGAACTTGACAAGATTCTCCACCCCGATAACATCCACGTGGTGCGGATTCTGGTGGGCGCGTTCGCCGCGGCAGTGAAACTTCAGGAGTGGACCAAAGCTATCGAGTACGGCAAGAGACTGGACCGGGCATACGA ACTATACCTGCCACCAAACGAGCCCGACACGGGTCTTCTGTACTACAAGATGGGAAAGGCTTACTACCACCTGGGCGACAGTGAAAATGCCCTCATCAACTTAAGAAAG GCCAAAAAGTTGTTGTGCGTTGCCTACGGACGTGACAGTCAGCTGGTTGATTACGTCGAGGACTGGCTGGAGTTCTGCGAGGAATAG